The genomic interval GGCGCGGAACAGCTGTGCCATGCGCTGCGGTGGAACCTGCCCGAGTTACCTGAGTTGGTCAGGCTACTGAGCACGCCGTTTCACGCATCAGGAGCGGCTTGAAGCTAAGATGTCCGGTACAGAGCAAGAGCTGTAAAAGCAGAAACGCAGGCCCACACGATCAATACGGGCTCTTGGCTTCGCCGCCTGAATTGTTGCCATGACCGCAAGGGCGAAAGACTCCTGTAAGAAACCTCCCACTAATCTGTACTCAAGCAAGGAGGGGAGACACCCGCACCTGCAAGCCATGAGTAGGCAGGCCGGACCATACATACATCATCCGGCAGGCCGAACAGCGCAAGGAGAACCACCATGAAGAACAACACCCAAGGCTTCACCCTGATCGAGCTGCTGATCGTCATCGCCATCATCGGGATTCTGGCGGCGGTTCTGCTGCCCAACCTGCTGGGTGCCCGTAAACGAGCTAACGATATTGCGGCGCAATCTTATCTGCGCGAGGCTCAAACTCAGCAGGAAATCTACAATACTGATAATAACGCCTATCTCAACACTGCTGCCTCCATTGCTCCGGGCGCTACCCTCGCAGGATTGCCTGACCTGAAAAAAGCTCCTGC from Deinococcus radiopugnans ATCC 19172 carries:
- a CDS encoding type IV pilin protein, encoding MKNNTQGFTLIELLIVIAIIGILAAVLLPNLLGARKRANDIAAQSYLREAQTQQEIYNTDNNAYLNTAASIAPGATLAGLPDLKKAPANVTLTIAPGTPPTGVAANSWYIMTAKNSTGTKNYCAYPSGTTSVPLASTCPAAP